One window of the Niallia circulans genome contains the following:
- a CDS encoding carbon-nitrogen hydrolase family protein, giving the protein MKIRVSAVQYKLENIKSFEEFAKQCEHYVRTALEFGAEFVLFPEFFTTQLLSMGDENNALTINELPGFTEQYQELFRSFAVQTGMHIIGGTHVIRKEDKLYNVAHLFYPDGRIEEQAKLHITPTEEYEWNMEKGDSFRIFDTEKGKIAILTCYDIEFPEIVRMAKAAGADVIFCPSCTDDRHGFHRVRYTCHARAIENQVYVVVTGTIGSLTNVDFMRANFGQAAVITPNDIPFPPQGILVEGELNNDMIVTADLDLSLLYEVREKGSVTTWRDRRTDLYPDWNSTVEG; this is encoded by the coding sequence TGCCGTACAATACAAATTAGAAAACATTAAGTCATTTGAAGAATTTGCTAAACAATGTGAGCATTATGTTCGAACAGCACTTGAATTTGGTGCAGAATTTGTGTTATTTCCTGAATTTTTTACAACACAGCTTTTATCCATGGGAGATGAAAATAACGCTTTAACAATTAATGAGCTTCCAGGATTTACGGAGCAATATCAGGAATTATTCAGATCATTTGCTGTGCAAACGGGAATGCATATTATCGGTGGAACTCATGTCATTCGCAAAGAAGATAAATTATATAATGTAGCGCATTTGTTTTATCCAGATGGAAGAATAGAAGAACAAGCAAAGCTTCATATCACACCTACAGAGGAATATGAATGGAATATGGAAAAAGGAGACTCCTTCCGTATTTTTGATACAGAGAAAGGAAAAATTGCCATTCTAACTTGTTATGATATTGAATTTCCAGAAATTGTCCGTATGGCAAAAGCAGCAGGAGCAGATGTGATTTTTTGTCCTTCTTGTACAGATGATCGTCATGGTTTTCATCGTGTTCGCTATACTTGTCATGCAAGAGCCATTGAAAATCAAGTATATGTAGTTGTAACAGGAACAATTGGAAGCTTAACGAATGTGGATTTTATGCGAGCCAACTTTGGGCAGGCAGCAGTCATTACTCCTAATGATATCCCATTCCCCCCACAAGGAATTCTCGTTGAAGGGGAATTAAATAATGATATGATTGTAACAGCAGATTTAGATCTTTCCTTATTATATGAAGTAAGAGAAAAAGGTTCTGTCACAACATGGAGAGATAGAAGAACAGATCTTTATCCAGACTGGAATTCGACTGTGGAAGGATGA